A region of Argentina anserina chromosome 5, drPotAnse1.1, whole genome shotgun sequence DNA encodes the following proteins:
- the LOC126795206 gene encoding protein LURP-one-related 11-like codes for MAKVHPLTVAPTEDASSSSTASCSNKYMTSKRETFTVWMKSLVMQGNGCTAFNESGEVVYRIDNYDDKHSNEVFLMDLRGKVLFTLCEQKLGLLKRWKGYAADEAKPMFRVRKSGRSILGNEESSSYKVTMGSDGSFYRLQSMEAGKSAALRITDSNGRVVAEAKRKQSSSGVVLGDDVLSLVVEADVDHSFIMALVTVYGLIKRQV; via the coding sequence ATGGCCAAGGTTCATCCTCTCACAGTGGCACCCACTGAAGATGCTTCTTCAAGTAGCACTGCTTCATGTTCTAACAAATATATGACTTCAAAGAGAGAAACATTCACAGTATGGATGAAGTCACTTGTGATGCAAGGAAATGGATGCACTGCCTTCAACGAAAGTGGTGAGGTTGTGTACCGCATCGACAACTACGACGATAAGCACAGCAATGAAGTCTTCCTCATGGATCTCCGCGGCAAGGTTCTCTTCACTCTGTGCGAGCAGAAACTGGGACTGCTTAAGCGCTGGAAGGGCTACGCAGCCGACGAGGCTAAGCCAATGTTTCGAGTAAGAAAGAGTGGCAGATCAATCCTTGGAAACGAAGAGTCAAGTTCATACAAAGTAACAATGGGATCTGACGGCAGTTTCTACAGGTTGCAGAGTATGGAGGCCGGAAAATCAGCAGCGCTCAGAATAACAGACAGTAACGGAAGAGTTGTGGCGGAGGCTAAACGAAAGCAGTCGTCTTCAGGAGTTGTGTTGGGAGATGATGTACTGAGTTTGGTAGTGGAGGCTGATGTAGATCACTCCTTTATCATGGCTCTTGTCACTGTCTACGGCTTAATCAAGCGTCAAGTATGA
- the LOC126793432 gene encoding uncharacterized protein LOC126793432, with the protein MFKSARWRSDKNKIKAVFKLQFHATQVPRLGVEALMLSVVPGDVGKPTVKLDKAVVRDGSCRWENPVHETVKFDREPRTGKIKERLYYFVLSTGSSKASVLGEVSVDFAEYSEATKASSVSLPLKNSSTVLHVSIQKLQANADQREVEDCEDAKVKSQDNSLKRHLSNNGADESVLVDEPINRTTQNADCIRRASIGSDITLSSSDSSSGLDTSRELVLRNINNCHDPSIYLSSPNHPSIPQRPGVYASTTNEQQQSQWEWSADSEHGVSTDGSTKSSQDILLRERSLQSSGDEIDKLKAELVVLARQADMSELELQTLRKQIVKESKRGHDLSREVVSLKEERDAFKAECEKLKAFQYRMDDTKTKNRFQLEGGDLRALVDEIRQELSCEKDLNINLRLQLQKTQESNAELILAVRDLEEILEQKNGEAANSNRLESTNDAAGLRATNSNDAENEDEEQKELEGLVKQHSHAKDTHLMEKQITDLYTELDIYKRDKDELEIQMEQLALDYEILKQENHDISYKLEQSTLQEQLKMQYECSSPTASVNELHYQIEDLETELKKQGEEFSNSLATINELQSHIKSMEEELEKQAQGFEADLETVTCAKVEQEQRAIRAEESLRKTRLKNANTAERLQEEFRRLSSQMASTFDANEKVAMKAMAEASELSAQKSHLEDMLKKTKEELQENREEYETKLQKLSNELVEKTEEMESMLLEIQNKSAQLKDQQKQHGDFSEVILQLKAEIERLTREKNSLSEKVEQNNNLSAELEKMKKSMEETEMFIQKGNVERNELVSTIDMLKKEAEKSLEKFTKMKYLMDEKEATIRHLQLESDELKAQCYDLKRTLSMDEVEKGSLRRQVSELKADLKKKEDALTTIEKKLIDSHGRSIVSDGAKHNLRNNKSLPVPHAAKEVASLRERIKLLEGKIRLKEAALESSTASFLAKEKDLQNVIEELENRVEETNQNSALEQNITSKDNMLEEVRLASDNLSTELASLKERNMSMKSELKEMQERYSEISLKFAEVEGERQQLVMTVRNLKNSKRS; encoded by the exons ATGTTCAAGTCGGCGAGATGGAGAAGCGACAAGAACAAGATCAAAGCTGTGTTCAAATTGCAGTTTCATGCAACTCAG GTGCCAAGGTTGGGTGTGGAGGCATTGATGTTATCTGTGGTTCCTGGCGATGTGGGAAAGCCAACTGTGAAACTAGATAAAGCTGTGGTTCGAGATGGGAGCTGTAGATGGGAAAATCCAGTTCATGAAACTGTTAAATTTGACAGGGAACCGAGAACCGGGAAGATCAAGGAGAGACTCTATTATTTTGTTCTCTCAACT GGATCTTCTAAAGCTAGTGTTCTTGGAGAGGTTTCTGTTGATTTTGCTGAGTATTCTGAGGCTACTAAAGCGTCTTCTGTGTCTCTTCCTCTTAAGAATTCAAGTACTGTATTGCAT GTTTCGATTCAAAAGTTACAGGCAAATGCTGATCAGAG AGAGGTAGAAGACTGTGAAGATGCCAAAGTTAAATCTCAGGATAATAGCTTGAAAAGACACTTGAGCAATAATGGTGCAGATGAGAGCGTTTTGGTT GATGAGCCAATCAATAGGACCACTCAAAATGCTGACTGCATCCGCAGGGCCTCTATTGGATCAGACATTACATTGTCAAGTTCCGACAGCAGCTCTGGACTCGATACTTCTCGAGAGCTTGTACTGAGAAACATTAACAATTGTCATGACCCTTCCATCTATCTATCATCACCAAATCATCCCTCAATCCCACAAAGACCTGGTGTCTATGCCTCGACAACTAATGAGCAACAGCAATCACAGTGGGAGTGGTCTGCAGATTCTGAACATGGAGTAAGTACTGATGGTTCAACAAAGAGTTCTCAGGACATTCTTCTGAGAGAAAGGTCTTTACAGTCTTCAGGCGACGAAATTGATAAGCTAAAGGCTGAGCTTGTTGTTTTAGCTAGACAGGCAGACATGTCGGAGTTAGAGTTACAAACATTAAGGAAGCAGATAGTGAAAGAGAGCAAAAGGGGGCATGATCTTTCGAGAGAAGTCGTTAGCTTGAAAGAGGAACGAGATGCTTTCAAGGCTGAATGTGAGAAGCTAAAAGCATTTCAGTATCGGATGGATGacacaaaaaccaaaaacaggtTCCAGTTAGAAGGTGGGGATCTCCGGGCTCTTGTTGATGAAATCAGACAAGAACTCAGCTGTGAGAAGGACCTGAACATCAATCTTCGGTTACAGCTCCAGAAGACGCAAGAGTCTAATGCTGAGTTGATTCTTGCTGTACGTGATCTGGAGGAAATATTGGAGCAGAAGAATGGAGAAGCTGCCAATTCCAACAGATTGGAATCCACAAATGATGCTGCAGGTTTGAGAGCAACCAACTCAAATGATGCAGAAAATGAGGATGAGGAGCAGAAGGAACTGGAGGGTCTTGTTAAGCAGCACAGCCATGCCAAGGATACACACTTGATGGAGAAACAGATCACAGACCTCTATACTGAGTTAGACATCTATAAGAGAGACAAAGATGAACTTGAAATACAAATGGAGCAGCTTGCTCTTGACTATGAGATATTGAAACAGGAAAACCATGATATTTCATATAAGCTAGAGCAGAGCACACTGCAAGAACAACTGAAGATGCAGTATGAATGTTCATCTCCCACTGCTAGCGTAAATGAGCTTCATTACCAAATTGAGGATCTGGAAACAGAATTGAAGAAGCAGGGCGAAGAGTTTTCAAATTCGTTGGCGACCATAAATGAACTTCAATCTCACATCAAAAGCATGGAGGAAGAACTAGAGAAGCAGGCACAAGGATTTGAAGCTGATTTAGAAACTGTAACATGTGCTAAAGTTGAGCAGGAGCAAAGAGCCATCCGAGCAGAGGAGTCACTGCGGAAGACAAGATTGAAAAATGCAAATACAGCTGAGAGACTTCAGGAAGAGTTTAGACGACTTTCTTCACAAATGGCCTCCACATTTGATGCGAATGAGAAGGTAGCAATGAAAGCAATGGCAGAAGCGAGTGAATTGAGTGCACAGAAGAGTCACCTTGAAGACATGCTCAAGAAAACTAAGGAAGAGCTCCAGGAAAATAGGGAGGAGTATGAGACAAAATTGCAGAAGCTTTCCAACGAACTGGTTGAGAAAACCGAAGAAATGGAATCAATGTTATTGGAAATCCAGAATAAGTCCGCACAGCTTAAAGATCAGCAGAAGCAACATGGAGATTTCTCTGAGGTGATCTTACAGCTAAAAGCTGAGATTGAAAGGCTTACAAGAGAGAAAAATAGTCTTTCAGAGAAAGTAGAGCAAAACAACAATTTGAGTGCTGAATtggagaaaatgaagaagtcAATGGAGGAAACTGAGATGTTTATTCAAAAAGGAAATGTGGAAAGGAATGAGTTGGTAAGTACAATTGATATGCTGAAGAAGGAAGCAGAGAAGTCACTGGAGAAGTTTACTAAGATGAAGTATCTCATGGATGAAAAAGAGGCAACCATTCGACACCTACAGTTGGAATCTGACGAGCTGAAAGCACAGTGTTATGACTTGAAACGTACTCTGTCTATGGACGAGGTAGAGAAAGGGAGTCTTAGAAGGCAGGTATCTGAGCTTAAGGCCGACCTAAAGAAGAAGGAGGATGCACTCACTACTATTGAAAAGAAGCTCATCGATAGCCACGGACGATCAATAGTTTCTGATGGAGCTAAACATAATCTGAGAAACAATAAGTCTCTTCCTGTTCCTCATGCTGCCAAAGAAGTTGCTAGTTTGAGGGAGAGAATAAAACTGCTGGAG GGAAAAATAAGGTTAAAGGAAGCTGCTTTGGAAAGCTCGACTGCTTCCTTTCTGGCAAAGGAAAAGGATCTTCAGAATGTAATCGAAGAGTTAGAAAACAGGGTGGAAGAAACTAATCAGAACAGTGCTTTAGAACAG AATATTACTTCAAAAGATAATATGCTTGAAGAAGTGCGGCTGGCGTCTGATAACTTATCAACTGAATTGGCATCACTAAAGGAGAGAAACATGTCAATGAAAAGTGAACTAAAAGAGATGCAGGAGAGATATTCAGAAATAAGTCTGAAATTTGCAGAGGTAGAAGGTGAAAGACAACAGCTTGTAATGACTGTACGCAACCTCAAAAATTCGAAGAGGAGCTAG
- the LOC126795175 gene encoding protein LURP-one-related 11-like: MAKVHPILAVPSIGNASASISPLTGPYMTSKRETFTIWMKSLVMQGHGCTAYDENGEIVYRVENYDNKHSDEVYLMDLRGKVLFTICQQKMCVFRSNWEAYESNESDTPFFRVRKTRIFGGCSSYKVTMPSDDGNHYTLEAGGKSTIRISDGSGEVLAEAKRKQSSSGVELGDDVLSLVVEPHVDHSFIMALVTVYGLIKRQI; the protein is encoded by the coding sequence ATGGCCAAAGTTCATCCAATTCTAGCAGTACCCAGTATTGGAAATGCTTCTGCAAGTATCTCTCCATTAACTGGACCATACATGACCTCGAAGAGAGAAACATTCACTATATGGATGAAGTCCCTTGTGATGCAAGGACATGGATGTACAGCATACGACGAAAATGGTGAGATCGTGTATCGTGTTGAAAACTACGACAACAAGCACAGCGATGAAGTTTATCTCATGGATCTTCGCGGGAAAGTTCTGTTTACTATATGTCAGCAGAAAATGTGCGTTTTCAGATCAAATTGGGAGGCTTACGAGTCCAATGAGTCTGACACGCCATTTTTTCGAGTGAGGAAGACCAGAATTTTCGGTGGATGCTCTTCTTATAAGGTCACCATGCCATCTGATGATGGAAACCATTACACTTTAGAAGCTGGTGGAAAATCAACAATCAGAATAAGTGATGGCAGTGGAGAAGTTTTAGCCGAGGCGAAGCGAAAGCAATCGTCTTCAGGAGTAGAACTAGGAGATGATGTGCTGAGTCTGGTGGTGGAGCCTCATGTGGATCACTCCTTTATCATGGCTCTTGTTACTGTTTATGGCTTAATCAAGCGTCAAATATGA